AGTGAACGCGACGTCCGCGGATCAATCTTTTTAAATTGCCAATAGCTTTCGTTCAGAACATTGAGAGACCCATCGGTGACGGACACATCCGAGTATACAAAGAGGGGAGTTTCAGGACCCGCGGTTGCCTCGAGTTCGGATATGGCTTCGACGAAAAGTCGCACCTTCTCCGGCTTCCAGATGTCGTCTGCGTCTGCCCACAAGATGTAGTCGCCAGTGCTTTTTTCCATCAGAAAAGAAAAATTGGCCTTGGCAGACCCGCTTCGATCCTCTCGCCGGATAATGTTGATACCGTTTCGAAAGAGCGGAGCCTTGCATTCAAGGATTGCTAGGCTGCCGTCGGTTGATGCGTCGTCGCTCGCGAGAATGTGAAAGTCGTCAAAGTCTTGGGCCAGAAGTGAGTCGAGGAAGTCGGCCAAATAGTCAGCATTGTTATAAACAGCCAACAGGATTTCCACACGTTTGCCGTCGCTCATGAAACGTACCTCGAATAAGCGTTTGGTCTTTTGATCAAATGAAATGAATTCTTTGCTTGCTATTGTTTTGCCACTGAAACTTTAAGAAAATCGGCAGGTCAGACAACTTATGATCGTTCAAGCGATTTTGACCTTGCCGCTGACGGCCGTTCTCTCCGGAAACCCGGTCGAGCGCGTCCATTTTTGCTGCGGCTTCGCGGTCCGGATTTTTCCGGGGCAGGTTCACTGTCGGTACCGGATGCGTCGATCTCGTTCGACGCGCTGGAAACGCGTTTAAGCTTGCTTTCGTCAAAATAGTGCATCCAAATACCACTGCCAAGAATGAAGTAGATCAAGGCAACGATCTCGCCCCAGATGGCAACGGTTGAAATAGTCAATGCAATACTGACCACCGTGTAACACCACGCTCGGCGAAGCAAAAAGACGGGTGAGTCGGGCTCAAGCTTGAGAGCCGAGGTTTTCTTCAAGCCCCAGAACACGAACAGGAGAAGTGACGCAAAAGCGGGTACGCCGTTGATAAGGGCGAGGTAGAGCCAATAATTGTCGATGCTTGCGCTCAGCCAGATGGGGCGCGGCCATTCATTGAACCCATTCCCGAGGATTGGCGTCCGTTTGACTTGGGCGAACCCGTACTCGAACAAGGTCGCGCGGAGATAGGTGGTATAGGAACTAAAGGTGAGCCGCGAAACGATCGCGAGAATGGCTGGACGGTTCGACGCGATTTCAATGACAATGAACGCGAAAATGCCAGCTGCCGTCGTGATGTACCATACGTATTTGACGCGCCCGAACACGGTAATCCAGGCAATCATGAAGAACTGCGTAATTCCGGACAGCAGCGGCCCGCTGGAGAGACCGCTTATCAAGCCAACTAAAGTAAGAGACATCAGGAAAAGTCTATGCATGAGGCCGTAAAACGGTTTCATGCCTATATAGATGAAGCTCAGTCCAAGCGTGCAGAACAGACCGTAGTGGATGGCGTGTGCAAAAATAACCTGGGCACGATCGAGGCCAAATCTTGGAGCATCGTGATTGTCCGGGAAGGAGTTGAAAACAGGCAGGCTCTCGATAAATCTCGCGATAACGGCTTCAAAGGTGACATTTTCCACCAAGGCAAAAGGTACCGTGATGATGATGACCATAACGAAAAAACGAATGAAGGCGACGAAGTCGTCCGGTGTCCGGATCTTGGCCCGTGCTGTCAGGTATCCACCAAGCAACAGCAGCGAATTCGATCCCACAAACGTGATGGCAATCTCCGGGTTGTTGAAGCCAATGGAAAGCGACAGCCAAAGTATGTGAAAGAAAATCAGGTAATCGACGAACAGAAGTGGTCCGTATGCCCCGCGAACCAGGTTGATCATGAAATAGGGAACAAGGACCAGGAAAATGATGCGTGCCGGTGAGAAAACGAGACCAGCGACGGAAAAGGAAGCCGGCACAAGGATCGACAACAAGACCAGCTTGACGAGGAAGTCGAGCTTCTTGCCGCCTATCTCGTAGACCGGGCCCTTGTTGCCTTCAGGGTCTTTCGGAGACCAGAGAATTTTGCGGACAGGTAAGAGCATGATGGTTGGTCAAAACTTTCGATCGCAAAACGAGTTAAACGTAGTCAGATGAGCAGGGTCCGGTATTAATTGGGCATCATTCGCTTCCGATACTCGTACCATTTGGCCTCAGTCTGCATTTCAGCGGACAGGGCTCTTGCCAGCAGCGTGCCGCCAATCGATTGGCGGAACGCGGAAGAAGTCGCAGAACTGATAAGAGAACAATAGTTCAAAAGCACGAAGAAATTGTCACCAGCATGTGCAAGGCCACGTTCAAATATGGCTGTAGGGTTTATCGTTGCTTCATGACGTCGTGCAAGTCAAAAGAGTTTATGTGGCCAAGAGAACCGGCGTCGGCGCTTTGTCGCTTGAGACCCGCCCACCGATTTCGGTTGCGGGCGTACCTTTTCTTGATGGCGCAGGTGCCGAATCGCGAATCTGGTGTGGGCGGGTTGCAGCGCAGTTGCGAAAAAAAGACACACAGGCCTGCCTGGAGCCGTTCTCCAAATACGATGTTTCCGGATTTTGTGACGGTTGCGGTGCGGGAGCCCCGTTGTCAGAAAAGTCAGCGGTCTGCAGTGGCGATGCACCCTTTTCAATGACCGGCAACACCGCGAAATTTTCTGCGCATTTGATGTGGCGCGGGAATCTGATGCCCGAAGCATCGAAATGTATAAGTCACGGACTTCGTTAACCAAATTGTCAGATTTCGGCACATTCCTGCACTTAAAGTTTTCCAGAGTTTAGTTCTGATTGCGGTGTGCTTTTAAATAGCACTGGTCATCAACCGAAGCGAAATAGGGGGCAGAGTTCCTAGTGACAAAATTTTTTTATCTATCAGTATTATTGCGAAACATGTTGGCACTTATTCGCAGTGCAAAATGATAATCCATTTTATCTTCGAATTGCAAAGCAGGCTTTTTGCGTTTAGACAAGAAGGATTACATTCTCATTTTGGATCGGCTTTGCAATCGGCATCGCTAGAATGGGTTGTAAAAAATTAGCATTATGTTAATATCAAATTCGGAATGAAACGATACTTTAGTAAGGAATCCGAAAAATGAATTTTGGAACAAAGCTTTGTGTCGCAGCTGCTCTGGTCGTTGGATCAGTAAGCGCGGCATCTGCTGCACCGTCCTTTACCGTGCTTGCAGGTTCGAACGACGGCGTTTCCAACACTGCAGATGTGTTCGCACCTGATTTTGGCGCGTTCACATATGCTGCGGACACGATGGATGCCGCTGTCATCACTCCTCCTCCGGGCAGCACGAGTGCGATCAACAAGTCGCCTTGGTCCAACACGGGTCTGGAAGATGTCAACAGCTACTTCGCGGTTGGCCCCGACCCGTCCACGAGCCCGGATCCGGCAACGCTGACGTTCGGTTTCGTTAGAACGACGTTTGAACTCCTTTGGGGTTCGATCGACCGTTACAACGTTCTTGAGTTCTCGCTTGCGAGCGGCGGCACGTACTCCGTGGATCCGTCGACGGTTGCTGCAGCTGTAAACGCTCTGACCGGCGTCGCATCCTGTGGCTCGGGTCCGTCTGATAACCTCGGCTGTACTGCCCTGGTATCGTTCGACGCGGGCCAAGGCGACAGCTTCACCTCGGTGTCCTTTGGCACCACAGGTGCGCAGGCATTCGAATTCGCGACAGCTGTTCCGCTTCCTGCTGCTGGATGGTTGCTGATCGGCGGTATTGGCGGTCTGGCCGCGATGCGTCGTCGCAAGAAAGCATAAGACTGACAAATTCAGTCTGATCGAAAGTTTGGAGCGGCGCCGCAAGGCGCCGTTTTTCTTTTGCAATCTGCCGGGCGCAATGCAGGCATGTCACTTGCATTCGGGCGGTCACGAGAAATCTTCTGGCCGCGATCAAGGTCGAGCCGCGCTGTAGCTGTATGTGGCTGGTCTCAACGAAAAAGTATTGCGCTGACGCCAAGGAATCGGTCTTAAGCTCGCCGGGTGCGAACCTATCGTCGTCTTTTCATTTTAAGGTCAGTGGCAGGCGACAAGAGGTTCAACCCTGGTCCGGACTTAACGCTCTCGTGTCTTGCGAAAATCCTTTGTCTGGGCAAGGCAAAACAGCCCGGTCTCTGTTGCGAGGCTCTCTGCCGTGAAATTGATTTCCGTCCAGATTCAAGAAACGGATGACCGTTAAAGGGTGCGGCAGTAGTTTGCGCATTGAGCATCACAAACGCCCTGATCAAACAACACAGTCGGATGGGTGGGGTCGCTTGATAAACATTAGATTTCTTTGTGAGACTACCTTATTGTGCAGTGCGAAGGAGATCAGTAGATCGGAACCGAAACACTGCAGCAATTTTCTCGAGATGAACTCCGAAGCATCCGGTCAGTAGATGCCAGGCGATTTTCCAAAGTGGTGTTCGTAGTGTTTGTCTCCGCCGTCTTTAACCTTGTTTATTGCTGAGGATGTATTTGGAACAATAAAGATTGCCAACATTCAGAAGTTGCCACTAAATGGGCGAAAATTTTACGAAATTAAAAAAAAGCTGCTGTATTTGGGACCTAGCCACCGGAGCCCGGTCTGGGATTTAACCGTTTCCCAAAGCAGAATACGCCCCCGAGCGCAGGATCGCACGTGAAAGGAAAGACACCATGTTGCTCACCGAGAGTAGCCACTACGAATATGCTCGAAACTCATTTGTTGAGAAAATTTATGAAGTTTGTCAGAAGTTTGAAGCTGCAGACATTTTGGAACTCGGTGGCGGCCGGTATCCGTTCTACACTCACGGCAAGTTCCCAGAAAGCATTAACTCCTACACAGTGAATGACATTGACCAAAGTGAATTGGATGCGGGTCCAGGCGGCTACAAAACAGCGTGTTTCGATGTATGCGGGGATGTTTCTGATTTCGAAAACAAATACGACGTCATTATTTCTCGTATGTTTGCCGAACACGTTGCCGATGGAAAGGCAATGCATAGCAACTGTTTGAAGTTGTTGAAGCCCGGGGGGATAGCGTTCCACTACAATCCGAAGCTTTATTCGCTGCCGTTTTTTGCGAACTTGATCTTACCCGAAGCGGTTTCGAGAGCAATCTTGTTCACTTTCAAACCAAAAACCGGATCTGGCGAGCGGACAAAATTTCCGGTCCACTATTCCTTGTGCCGTGGTACCTCGGCTTCGATGGAAAGCAAGATACAGGCATTGGGCTACAGTGAAGTTCAAGTAGTTCCATTTTACGGGCACAATTATTATTCTCACATACCCCCACTTCAACCCTTCGAAAAGTTCTTTACGTCGCTTTCGATGAAAAATAACTGGTCGTTTTTCAGCACCTTTGTTTACACCTTGGCGCGCCGGTGACGGTCTCCGCATGCGAAGACTTGCGAGGTAACCGCTTCTGATGGCTCGCAGGTTTTGGTGTTGACGCTTCGGCTCAACTGTGCGGTGGGCGCGTTATCGCGAACACCGTATCCCGGTCGAGAATGCACTTACGGATCGACATATGGTTGAACATCAAAAGGAACGTCTGGAGCAATCTGGGTCGAAGCCGGAATTGACGGTGATTGTTGTCAGCTACAATACCAGGGATCTGACGCTCAAGGCCCTGGAAACTCTGTTTGCGACTACGCGCGAAGCCACATTCAATACGATTGTTTATGACAACGCGTCGCAGGATGGGTCAGCGGAGGCAGTCGCAGCGCGGTTTCCTGATGTGACCCTGATTGCCGCAAAGGAAAACATCGGATTCGCGAGAGCCAACAATGAAGCGGCCAAATTCGCAGATACTGAATGGCTATTGCTCCTGAACCCGGACACGGAGTGCCACAAAGGCGCTGTAGATAACCTCTTGGCTTTTGGAAAAGCCAAACCCGAGGCAGGAATCTACGGAGGGCGCACAGTGTTTCCCGACGGGTCGCTGAATATTGCATCCTGCTGGAACAAGATCACGCCTTGGAGCTTGTTCTGCTCCGCCTTCGGCCTTTCGGCGCTGTTTCCGAAAAACGCGCTGTTCAATCCCGAAGCTTTTGGCGGATGGAAACGGGACAGCGTGCGAAAGGTTGACATCGTCGTCGGCTGTTTTCTGCTTATTCGCCGCAGTCTCTGGGAAGAATTAGACGGGTTCAACACGCGTTATTTCATGTACGGAGAAGAAGCCGATCTGTGCCTTCGCGCGCGCGCGCTTGGCTATCATCCAATGATTACGCCTGACGCCCAAATAATGCACCTGATCGGTGCGGCGAGTGCCAAGCGTACAGACAAGGTGGTCCTCGTGGCAAAGGCCAAGGCAACGCTTATCAATGATCACTGGCCAATGTACCAGCAACCGGTTGGACGTATGCTTCTGCTCTTGTGGGCGTTCAACCGCTACAGTGCGAGCAGGGTTTTGGGCTTCGTGAAGAGGCATGTTTCCGCTGGCGGGAGCGCAGCGCGATCTGATCATTGGAAGGCAATTTGGGAAAGCAGGGCGGAGTGGATGTCGGGTTACTAATACCCGCCAGCTGATGCAGATTTTTCGCCGTTGGAAGACTGGGGTGAACGAGACTGTCTGCGCCGGTTGTGACCTGCCGGAATTCCGGTACAGTTTGCAAGACGTTGGTTTTTGTCTCCGTTTTTGCAAAAAAGGTGTTTTTCAAAGATGAGTGTTACGGATGAAGGTCTTCACAGAAAGCAAAAACTGAGCCGGACAGCAAGATTGTGGCGTGTCATCAAGTCTGCAGTGGATCCCAGAGCTTATTTGCACATGCTCAAGATCATCAACTACTACAATTATACGCATGTGACGCC
This region of uncultured Roseibium sp. genomic DNA includes:
- a CDS encoding glycosyltransferase family 2 protein; its protein translation is MVEHQKERLEQSGSKPELTVIVVSYNTRDLTLKALETLFATTREATFNTIVYDNASQDGSAEAVAARFPDVTLIAAKENIGFARANNEAAKFADTEWLLLLNPDTECHKGAVDNLLAFGKAKPEAGIYGGRTVFPDGSLNIASCWNKITPWSLFCSAFGLSALFPKNALFNPEAFGGWKRDSVRKVDIVVGCFLLIRRSLWEELDGFNTRYFMYGEEADLCLRARALGYHPMITPDAQIMHLIGAASAKRTDKVVLVAKAKATLINDHWPMYQQPVGRMLLLLWAFNRYSASRVLGFVKRHVSAGGSAARSDHWKAIWESRAEWMSGY
- a CDS encoding methyltransferase domain-containing protein; the protein is MLLTESSHYEYARNSFVEKIYEVCQKFEAADILELGGGRYPFYTHGKFPESINSYTVNDIDQSELDAGPGGYKTACFDVCGDVSDFENKYDVIISRMFAEHVADGKAMHSNCLKLLKPGGIAFHYNPKLYSLPFFANLILPEAVSRAILFTFKPKTGSGERTKFPVHYSLCRGTSASMESKIQALGYSEVQVVPFYGHNYYSHIPPLQPFEKFFTSLSMKNNWSFFSTFVYTLARR
- a CDS encoding glycosyltransferase, yielding MSDGKRVEILLAVYNNADYLADFLDSLLAQDFDDFHILASDDASTDGSLAILECKAPLFRNGINIIRREDRSGSAKANFSFLMEKSTGDYILWADADDIWKPEKVRLFVEAISELEATAGPETPLFVYSDVSVTDGSLNVLNESYWQFKKIDPRTSRSLSKTLICVPMLGCASIINRSLLEKAIPVPLDLVTGHDWWTLLVAVTFGQARSIPQKTMYYRLHGSNSSIPQKVSFFSYLRAKSPAAGVSRRLMLRRMQAQALLSAFEKDLPAQQLATIRSFLDSEHHGFLKRRLFYIKNNFLYPDFSRSLALLVFG
- a CDS encoding VPLPA-CTERM sorting domain-containing protein, whose translation is MNFGTKLCVAAALVVGSVSAASAAPSFTVLAGSNDGVSNTADVFAPDFGAFTYAADTMDAAVITPPPGSTSAINKSPWSNTGLEDVNSYFAVGPDPSTSPDPATLTFGFVRTTFELLWGSIDRYNVLEFSLASGGTYSVDPSTVAAAVNALTGVASCGSGPSDNLGCTALVSFDAGQGDSFTSVSFGTTGAQAFEFATAVPLPAAGWLLIGGIGGLAAMRRRKKA